In a genomic window of Arachnia rubra:
- a CDS encoding DUF4185 domain-containing protein encodes MPFVDRRGFGKIAAGSAVLAGASLVAPVGPVPQASAFGLATSKKRLTGADMYTASNWRVAGTDLGIPYVLENGSIGYLFGDTFSSAWPEGGSDHRSPVMLRSASAPGSSEGIVFDSAAKVYGNGFAPELMYNAHGGRVGNTTELTVIPNDGISFPETGRQLVSFMSMESWDSGQSGAGIFKSGFAGLAYSDNGNDFQRTNLRWDNNADNTDPFQMWTMQRDGEYVYIFSVRAGRQDGPMMLRRVKWERMFWPNEYEGWGWNGTDWGWRRPCTPILTARFGEPSVKKLRDGTWAMAYMDYKENKLVTRTASRPDGVWSDPKTQVENIANWNLYGGFIHPWSTRGFGGLHLIVSRWAHEGNRSTAYHVEQYQGTL; translated from the coding sequence ATGCCTTTCGTTGATCGTCGCGGCTTCGGCAAGATCGCTGCTGGCAGTGCTGTGCTGGCTGGCGCCTCGCTCGTTGCCCCGGTCGGACCAGTACCGCAGGCATCCGCTTTTGGCCTTGCCACCTCGAAAAAGCGTCTGACAGGCGCAGACATGTACACCGCGTCCAACTGGAGGGTGGCAGGCACCGACCTCGGGATCCCCTACGTGCTTGAGAATGGGTCGATCGGGTATCTCTTCGGGGACACCTTCAGCAGCGCCTGGCCGGAAGGTGGCAGCGATCACCGCTCTCCGGTCATGCTCCGTTCCGCCTCCGCCCCAGGTTCCAGCGAGGGCATCGTCTTCGACAGCGCCGCGAAGGTATATGGCAACGGCTTCGCCCCTGAGCTCATGTACAACGCCCACGGAGGCAGAGTCGGGAACACCACCGAGCTCACCGTGATCCCCAATGACGGCATCTCGTTCCCGGAAACAGGACGGCAATTGGTCTCCTTCATGAGCATGGAGAGCTGGGATAGCGGCCAATCCGGCGCAGGCATCTTCAAGTCGGGATTCGCCGGGCTGGCCTACTCCGACAACGGCAACGACTTCCAGCGCACGAATCTACGCTGGGACAACAATGCCGACAACACAGATCCCTTCCAGATGTGGACGATGCAGCGAGATGGCGAATACGTGTACATCTTCTCAGTGCGCGCCGGCCGCCAGGACGGCCCGATGATGCTTCGCCGCGTCAAATGGGAACGCATGTTCTGGCCTAATGAGTACGAGGGCTGGGGATGGAATGGGACAGACTGGGGCTGGAGACGGCCCTGCACCCCGATCCTCACCGCCCGCTTCGGGGAGCCGTCGGTGAAGAAACTTCGTGACGGCACGTGGGCCATGGCGTACATGGATTACAAAGAAAATAAGCTGGTGACCCGTACCGCGAGCCGCCCCGACGGCGTGTGGAGTGATCCGAAGACCCAGGTCGAGAACATCGCAAACTGGAATCTCTACGGCGGTTTCATCCATCCCTGGTCGACCCGCGGATTCGGCGGGCTGCACCTCATCGTGTCCCGCTGGGCTCATGAGGGGAATAGGAGCACCGCTTATCATGTCGAGCAATACCAGGGAACCCTCTGA
- a CDS encoding GNAT family N-acetyltransferase → MSAEINVITSGPRLRVNLRDDFVVDTDRSRLDLVRVHKWLSTDAFWAMGRSFEVVKRAADASINFGLYGPDGTQAGYARVVTDGVTSGWLCDVYLVPEIRGRGLGTALSRVIVDFIRPLGLRRFMLSTKDAHELYAKTGFIPFPEPQNLMVLGSEKIQE, encoded by the coding sequence ATGTCTGCTGAGATAAATGTGATCACATCAGGTCCGCGCCTAAGAGTGAACCTGCGCGATGACTTCGTCGTAGACACTGATCGTTCCCGGCTCGATCTCGTCCGGGTCCATAAGTGGTTGTCGACAGATGCCTTCTGGGCAATGGGGCGGTCCTTTGAGGTTGTGAAGCGGGCGGCTGATGCCTCCATCAACTTTGGCCTGTATGGCCCGGACGGTACGCAGGCCGGGTACGCGCGTGTGGTCACCGATGGTGTGACATCGGGTTGGCTGTGCGATGTCTACCTCGTGCCGGAGATACGAGGTCGTGGGCTCGGCACCGCTCTGTCGAGGGTGATCGTCGATTTCATCCGGCCGCTGGGTCTTAGGCGTTTTATGCTTTCGACGAAAGATGCCCACGAGCTATATGCAAAGACGGGATTCATCCCGTTTCCTGAGCCGCAGAATCTCATGGTGCTGGGGTCGGAGAAAATCCAGGAATAG
- a CDS encoding type II toxin-antitoxin system VapC family toxin → MTSQRVVYVDPSALGALLIEQSESDAVLRWLDRSSDILVSSDLLETELRRLAVREDIDQADVTRILDGVALAALDRAVYRSAGLLPMPYLRTLDAIHLEAALRLDAAAILTYDCRLSDAARSLGLQVIAPGVTRE, encoded by the coding sequence GTGACCTCACAGCGGGTTGTCTATGTGGACCCCTCGGCCCTCGGGGCGTTGCTGATCGAACAGTCCGAGAGCGACGCTGTGCTGAGGTGGCTTGACCGATCCTCGGACATACTGGTCTCCAGCGATCTGCTTGAAACCGAACTGCGTCGCCTCGCCGTCAGGGAAGACATCGACCAGGCTGATGTGACTCGGATTCTCGACGGTGTCGCGCTAGCCGCCCTTGACCGGGCCGTCTACCGCAGCGCAGGTCTTTTGCCCATGCCTTATCTGCGGACTCTTGACGCAATACACCTGGAGGCAGCCCTGCGACTTGATGCTGCTGCCATCCTTACCTACGACTGCAGGCTCAGCGACGCGGCCCGCTCCCTGGGACTCCAGGTGATCGCACCTGGAGTAACGCGTGAGTGA
- a CDS encoding type II toxin-antitoxin system Phd/YefM family antitoxin produces the protein MSDAESPIKSLSQRKLRNESGRVLRAVSGGRSFILTNSGVPVGRIVPLEQPAPALRIVRPARRQGGWAALGIARKTGVRNLAETLDDLREDRQ, from the coding sequence ATGAGTGATGCCGAGTCGCCGATCAAGAGTTTGTCGCAGCGCAAGTTGCGCAATGAGTCCGGCCGGGTGCTGCGTGCGGTGAGTGGGGGACGGTCTTTCATCTTGACCAATAGCGGGGTTCCTGTGGGACGGATCGTGCCGCTTGAGCAGCCCGCTCCCGCGCTGAGGATCGTTCGTCCAGCGCGGCGTCAGGGCGGATGGGCGGCTTTGGGGATTGCGCGGAAGACTGGCGTGCGGAACCTTGCCGAGACTCTCGATGACCTGCGTGAGGATAGGCAGTGA
- a CDS encoding PIN domain-containing protein — protein sequence MPPLSLMPLEFLTPTLEERAWEVQMLLADRGQHRAPSIPDLLIAATAERLGLTVLAVDKDFDPISEVTKQPVEQLGLSSP from the coding sequence ATGCCACCTCTATCGCTTATGCCGCTTGAATTCCTGACGCCCACATTGGAGGAGCGGGCATGGGAAGTGCAAATGCTGCTTGCCGATCGTGGGCAGCATCGCGCACCGTCAATCCCTGATCTTCTCATTGCGGCTACGGCGGAGAGGCTAGGATTGACAGTGCTTGCAGTTGATAAGGATTTTGATCCTATCTCCGAGGTTACGAAACAGCCAGTGGAGCAGCTTGGGTTGTCATCACCCTAA
- the vapB gene encoding type II toxin-antitoxin system VapB family antitoxin — protein sequence MADVIIRGLSEIAIERIDAEACSLGLSRNEFLRRRLEGGAVAPAVGVSVTAEDWSRSAAAFEDLADPHVMESAWQ from the coding sequence ATGGCAGATGTCATCATTCGTGGTCTCAGTGAAATAGCTATTGAGCGCATTGATGCCGAGGCGTGTTCCCTGGGGCTGTCGCGCAACGAGTTCCTGCGACGCAGGCTTGAAGGGGGCGCTGTGGCACCTGCTGTTGGCGTATCGGTGACTGCGGAGGATTGGAGTCGATCGGCAGCCGCATTCGAGGATCTTGCGGATCCTCATGTCATGGAGTCAGCATGGCAGTAA
- the ychF gene encoding redox-regulated ATPase YchF, with amino-acid sequence MALTIGIVGLPNAGKSTLFNALTRNDVLAANYPFATIEPNVGVVGVPDTRLPVLAKLYDSQRILPATVSFVDIAGIVRGASKGEGMGNAFLANIREADAICQVTRVFEDVDVTHVDGKVDPAGDIDTITTELILADLQSLEKALPRVEKEARIKKETRPKLEAMQAAVKVLEDGRRIHGSGLETELLRELFLLTAKPFLYVFNCDQDELADDDLKDRMRQVVAPAEAIFLDAKFESELVEMDEDEAREFLADAGVDEPGLDVLARVGYATLGLQSYLTAGPKEARAWTIPQGATAPEAAGVIHTDFQKGFIKAQVISYDDLIAAGSEAAAKAAGKVRLEGKDYIMQDGDVVEFRFNV; translated from the coding sequence GTGGCTCTCACCATTGGAATCGTCGGTCTCCCGAACGCCGGCAAGTCGACTCTGTTCAACGCGCTGACCCGCAATGATGTGCTGGCGGCCAACTATCCGTTCGCGACGATCGAGCCGAACGTCGGTGTGGTCGGGGTGCCGGATACCCGGCTCCCGGTGCTGGCGAAGCTGTACGACTCGCAGCGCATCCTGCCCGCGACGGTGAGTTTCGTGGACATCGCGGGCATCGTGCGGGGCGCCTCGAAGGGCGAGGGCATGGGCAACGCGTTCCTCGCCAACATCCGCGAGGCCGACGCCATCTGCCAGGTCACCCGCGTCTTCGAGGACGTCGACGTCACGCACGTCGACGGCAAGGTCGATCCGGCGGGCGACATCGACACGATCACCACGGAGCTGATCCTCGCCGACCTCCAGAGCCTGGAGAAGGCGCTGCCGCGCGTCGAGAAGGAGGCCCGGATCAAGAAGGAGACGCGGCCGAAGCTGGAGGCCATGCAGGCAGCTGTGAAGGTCCTGGAGGACGGCCGGCGGATTCACGGCTCCGGTCTTGAGACGGAGCTGCTGCGCGAACTGTTCCTGCTCACCGCGAAGCCCTTCCTGTACGTGTTCAACTGCGACCAGGATGAGCTGGCCGACGACGACCTCAAGGACCGCATGCGCCAGGTCGTCGCCCCCGCGGAGGCGATCTTCCTCGACGCCAAGTTCGAATCCGAGCTGGTGGAGATGGACGAGGACGAGGCACGGGAGTTCCTGGCCGACGCCGGCGTCGACGAACCCGGTCTCGACGTGCTGGCGCGCGTCGGCTACGCCACCCTCGGTCTGCAGTCCTACCTGACGGCGGGTCCGAAGGAGGCCAGGGCCTGGACCATTCCGCAGGGAGCGACGGCCCCCGAGGCCGCGGGCGTCATCCACACCGACTTCCAGAAGGGCTTCATCAAAGCCCAGGTGATCAGCTACGACGACCTCATCGCCGCAGGCTCCGAGGCAGCCGCCAAAGCCGCAGGCAAAGTCCGCCTGGAGGGCAAGGACTACATCATGCAAGACGGCGACGTCGTGGAGTTCCGGTTCAACGTGTGA
- a CDS encoding M18 family aminopeptidase produces the protein MDTVFADPTSHLDDLAAFVTASPTSYHAAQSIALRLVDAGFNPVDERARFPQGAGRFFVVRHGAVIAWRQPERIGDTTGLRIIGAHTDSPALKVKPEASFSCRGWGQIAVEIYGGPLLNSWLDRELGIAGRIVTRDGAQHLVRLDSVARLPQLAIHLDRGVNDGLTLDRQANTQPVFTLDAEPDLLAALAEQAGVKASDVLGYDLFTYSSQPPARFGLHGEFFASGRLDNLSSTHAGLTAMEDLADGNDLVIFAAFDHEEIGSATSSGAAGPFLGDVLERIAAVAGLGLDATKALLARGSCISADAGHLVHPNYPQHHDPRAQLVPGGGPMLKVNASQRYATDAVGEALWLRACEAAGVPSQVFVSNNAMPCGSTIGPITATRLGIATVDVGIGLLSMHSAREMCGADDPHHLAGALRAYLAG, from the coding sequence ATGGATACCGTGTTCGCGGATCCCACCTCCCACTTGGATGACCTAGCTGCTTTCGTGACAGCCTCCCCAACGAGCTATCACGCGGCCCAGAGCATCGCGTTGCGCCTCGTCGATGCCGGTTTCAATCCGGTAGACGAGCGGGCGCGGTTCCCGCAAGGGGCCGGCCGGTTCTTCGTTGTCCGGCACGGTGCTGTGATTGCCTGGCGGCAGCCGGAGCGCATCGGCGATACCACCGGGCTGCGCATCATCGGAGCCCACACCGACTCCCCGGCGCTGAAGGTCAAGCCCGAGGCCAGCTTCAGCTGCCGCGGCTGGGGGCAGATAGCCGTCGAGATCTACGGCGGCCCGCTGCTCAACTCGTGGCTGGACCGGGAGCTCGGCATCGCCGGGCGCATCGTCACCCGCGACGGCGCCCAGCACCTGGTGCGGCTCGACTCCGTCGCTCGCCTCCCACAGCTGGCCATTCACCTGGACCGGGGCGTCAACGACGGCCTCACGCTCGACCGCCAGGCCAACACCCAGCCGGTGTTCACCCTCGACGCCGAACCCGATCTGCTGGCGGCCCTCGCCGAGCAGGCCGGGGTGAAGGCCAGCGACGTCCTGGGCTACGACCTGTTCACCTACTCTTCCCAGCCGCCCGCCCGCTTCGGGCTGCACGGCGAGTTCTTCGCGTCGGGACGCCTGGACAACCTCTCCAGCACCCACGCCGGGCTGACGGCCATGGAGGACTTGGCGGATGGGAATGACCTGGTGATCTTCGCTGCCTTCGACCACGAGGAGATCGGGTCCGCGACCAGCTCCGGGGCGGCCGGGCCATTCCTCGGGGACGTGCTGGAGCGGATCGCCGCCGTCGCCGGCCTCGGCCTTGATGCGACGAAGGCCCTGCTCGCCCGGGGCTCCTGCATCTCGGCGGATGCCGGACACCTGGTGCATCCCAACTATCCCCAGCACCACGACCCACGCGCCCAGCTGGTGCCGGGCGGCGGCCCCATGCTGAAGGTAAACGCCAGCCAGCGGTATGCGACGGACGCCGTGGGCGAGGCCCTCTGGCTGCGGGCCTGCGAGGCTGCCGGGGTGCCGTCCCAAGTGTTCGTCTCGAACAATGCGATGCCGTGCGGGTCGACCATCGGCCCCATCACGGCCACCCGGCTGGGGATCGCGACGGTGGATGTCGGTATCGGGCTGCTGTCGATGCATTCGGCCCGGGAGATGTGCGGGGCGGATGATCCGCATCACCTGGCGGGTGCGCTGCGCGCCTATCTGGCAGGATGA
- a CDS encoding DNA recombination protein RmuC: MDTSSLLLALVMLLVGIALGYLLARQGVASRTARAEAERDAAQQRAAEVTADRQQLAHHFRVLSADTLEQQTRQADRAADIRLTPISEALRQLQQRLAEVERQRTTLAAELRQQVEGVRVSGEAVRKQAAALETALRVPQVRGAWGEASLRRIAEISGLVEHCHFETQTTYTSSDGRRLRPDMRVDLAGDRVVFVDSKVPLAAVLEACQADDEEQQTMHLRHFAKNVRAHIDQLSAKEYWALDAGSPEFVVLFLGSDEFYRLALEQQPDLHEYAASRRITLAGPGLLIPLLQIISHGWRQSQLAESAAEVSALGRELYSRLATLGAHFEKLGSAINSTVRNYNAAVGTLEARVLVSARRFHALKVSTDDLPRLGTVDEGVRVPVAPELVESPDAG, from the coding sequence ATGGACACTTCCTCACTGCTTCTGGCCCTGGTGATGCTGCTGGTCGGCATCGCCCTGGGCTACCTGCTCGCCCGTCAGGGCGTTGCCTCCCGCACGGCCCGCGCAGAGGCGGAACGTGACGCCGCGCAGCAGCGGGCTGCGGAGGTCACTGCAGACCGCCAGCAGCTCGCCCACCACTTCCGGGTCTTGTCAGCGGACACTCTGGAGCAGCAGACCCGGCAGGCCGACCGGGCTGCTGACATCCGGCTGACCCCCATCTCCGAGGCCCTCCGACAGCTGCAGCAGCGTCTCGCGGAGGTGGAGAGGCAGCGAACCACCCTGGCCGCGGAGCTACGGCAGCAGGTGGAGGGGGTGCGGGTCTCAGGCGAGGCGGTGCGCAAACAGGCGGCAGCCCTGGAGACGGCGCTGCGTGTCCCACAGGTGCGGGGCGCCTGGGGTGAAGCCAGCCTGCGGCGGATAGCGGAGATCTCGGGCCTGGTGGAGCACTGCCATTTCGAGACGCAGACCACCTACACATCTTCCGACGGCAGACGTCTTCGTCCCGATATGCGCGTCGACCTCGCTGGCGACCGGGTGGTGTTCGTGGACTCGAAGGTGCCGCTGGCCGCGGTACTGGAGGCCTGCCAGGCTGACGACGAGGAGCAGCAGACCATGCACCTGCGGCACTTCGCGAAAAACGTGCGCGCCCACATCGACCAGCTCTCCGCGAAGGAGTACTGGGCGCTGGACGCGGGCAGCCCTGAGTTCGTGGTGTTGTTTCTGGGCAGTGACGAGTTCTACCGGCTGGCTCTCGAACAACAGCCGGACCTGCATGAGTACGCGGCTAGCCGCCGGATCACCCTGGCCGGCCCGGGGCTGCTGATCCCGTTGCTGCAAATCATCTCGCACGGCTGGCGGCAGTCGCAGCTGGCGGAGTCGGCGGCGGAGGTCAGCGCCCTTGGACGTGAGCTGTACTCGCGGCTGGCTACGCTCGGAGCACACTTCGAGAAGCTGGGGTCGGCCATCAACAGCACGGTCCGGAACTACAACGCGGCAGTGGGCACCTTAGAGGCACGGGTGCTGGTGTCGGCGCGGCGGTTCCACGCGTTGAAGGTGTCCACAGACGACCTGCCGCGGCTCGGCACCGTCGATGAGGGGGTCCGGGTTCCCGTGGCACCGGAGCTCGTGGAGTCCCCTGACGCAGGGTGA
- the ilvA gene encoding threonine ammonia-lyase IlvA yields MTVLSDLADLVPDARTRLNGVARVTPVELNQRLTDATGCEVWLKREDLQPVRSYKLRGAYNLISQLSPEALEAGVVCASAGNHGQGVAFAAAALGISAVVYVPTTTPRQKRDRIHALGRGHAQLVMEGSTYDQASEAAARFAAETGRTVVPAFNDPRTAAGQGTAIAEAVEQLGSVPDVVVLPVGGGGLMSGAAAWLRTHHPQVRIIGVEPDGAPCVAAAISAGRPFPLTNIDTFVDGAAVSLVGDYTFEVIREAEIELTRIPEGQVCSEMLEMYQSDGIIAEPAGALAAAALPTGGVGSRVHIPHGSRVLSIVSGGNNDVARYADVVERSLLHEGRKHYFLVNFPQEPGALRRFLDQVLGPEDDITYFEYVKRSSREVGPALVGVELSNPGDYRFLLARITDCGMEVNEVDSTSPYFRFLV; encoded by the coding sequence GTGACTGTGCTTTCCGACCTAGCGGACCTCGTACCCGACGCCCGAACCCGGTTGAACGGAGTGGCCCGCGTCACTCCCGTTGAGCTGAACCAGCGCCTCACCGACGCCACCGGATGCGAGGTGTGGCTGAAGCGGGAGGACCTCCAGCCGGTGCGCTCCTACAAGCTGCGAGGCGCCTACAACCTGATCTCGCAGCTCTCCCCGGAGGCGCTGGAGGCCGGCGTGGTGTGCGCATCGGCCGGCAACCACGGGCAGGGGGTTGCGTTCGCCGCCGCGGCGCTCGGCATCAGCGCCGTGGTCTACGTGCCCACCACCACGCCCCGCCAGAAACGGGATCGCATCCACGCGCTGGGGCGCGGGCACGCTCAGCTCGTGATGGAGGGCTCCACCTACGACCAGGCCTCGGAGGCCGCCGCGCGATTCGCCGCGGAGACCGGACGCACCGTCGTCCCCGCGTTCAACGATCCGCGCACCGCCGCGGGGCAGGGCACGGCGATCGCGGAGGCGGTCGAGCAGCTTGGTTCCGTGCCGGACGTCGTCGTGCTGCCCGTCGGCGGGGGTGGCCTGATGTCGGGGGCGGCAGCTTGGCTGCGGACCCACCACCCGCAGGTCCGGATCATCGGTGTGGAGCCGGACGGGGCGCCGTGCGTGGCGGCCGCGATCTCGGCGGGCCGTCCGTTCCCGCTCACCAACATCGACACCTTCGTTGATGGCGCCGCCGTCAGTCTCGTCGGCGACTACACCTTCGAGGTCATCAGGGAGGCCGAGATCGAGCTGACCCGTATCCCGGAGGGGCAGGTGTGCTCCGAGATGCTGGAGATGTACCAGAGCGATGGCATCATCGCCGAACCCGCCGGTGCGCTCGCCGCTGCTGCCCTGCCCACCGGGGGCGTAGGGTCGCGCGTGCACATCCCCCACGGGTCGCGGGTCCTGAGCATCGTCTCGGGCGGCAACAATGACGTCGCCCGCTATGCGGATGTCGTGGAGCGTTCGCTGCTGCACGAGGGTCGCAAGCACTACTTTCTGGTCAACTTCCCCCAGGAGCCGGGGGCGCTGCGGCGCTTCCTCGACCAGGTCCTGGGTCCCGAGGACGACATCACCTATTTCGAGTACGTGAAACGCTCCAGCCGGGAGGTCGGTCCGGCGCTGGTCGGCGTCGAGCTCAGCAACCCCGGCGACTACCGCTTCCTCCTGGCCCGCATCACCGACTGCGGCATGGAAGTCAACGAAGTGGACTCCACCAGCCCATACTTCCGTTTCCTGGTGTGA
- a CDS encoding S8 family peptidase, which yields MKHSAERVFENCDRQRMVMVPSDEELRAAGTVIVLEGEGAAHPLKLDSLNQRASGRVSKPKWLLLSVREAIDEAPETATVWVSDAYRQEFLKLFEDYLDDKKNSKNGRPRNQTLVANICRIRDAVLNDLWTSDSAPPNSGRHWWELWLDANSPHIDAWETFVASCRLRSLRRELRFGDRLIVWIEATWAQLRILPFTSVPLTEIRRPEFVDTVEDLPADEQTEYVEDLVSRVTPAPGDAPAVCHLDTGVFRTHILLGKSLAPDDHHSIFSGSGTDVDRRGHGTSMAGLALYGNLEPLLASSGSVLLRHCLESVRMTPALGSPQLNPLDYGTATAEAVSRPETVRSDRRRAFCLTLSTDPDKPGEPTLWSAAVDALAVGTDIARSGGTIQLISTPNPDAARLIVVAAGNVPQYDDDHHTNSVNSPIQDPAQAWNALTVGAYTDLTQVPSHPQYAGWSTVAAAGDTSPHTTTSLYFNMTRWPIKPDICMEGGNVLSDRSGLFETRLPSLSLRSTGHHTNVALTSANATSAASALAARLAVLVMIRYPAYWPETVRGLLTHSAEWTETMVQRLSADQSKRARQHLLREFGWGVPTEEAVLNSGLGAVTLVTQDRFVPFVGDKYSMRHFRLHPLPWPTDVLQSLGVSPVRLRITLSYFIEPSASRRGWRNKYAYASHGLRFDLQGRLENQTEFVQRINRQAQNEEGGSRLSESDRWFLGERGRHLGSLHQDEWTGTGAELAHCNNIAVYPVGGWWKNNSRKDRRDLPIRYALILSLQTKEQGIDLYTPIATQLRIPVTTQILGS from the coding sequence TTGAAGCATTCAGCCGAACGAGTCTTTGAGAACTGCGACCGGCAGCGCATGGTCATGGTGCCGAGTGATGAAGAACTCCGTGCAGCAGGAACGGTGATCGTCCTCGAAGGTGAAGGTGCCGCGCACCCGCTGAAGCTCGATTCCCTCAACCAGCGCGCCAGCGGGCGAGTCAGCAAGCCAAAATGGCTGCTGCTCTCCGTGCGCGAGGCTATTGATGAAGCGCCGGAAACGGCAACCGTGTGGGTTTCTGACGCATACCGGCAAGAGTTCTTGAAGCTCTTCGAAGACTACTTGGATGACAAGAAAAACAGCAAGAATGGTCGTCCAAGGAATCAGACCCTCGTCGCCAATATCTGCCGGATTCGCGACGCGGTTCTCAATGACCTCTGGACGTCTGATTCAGCCCCGCCGAACTCTGGCCGGCATTGGTGGGAGTTATGGCTTGATGCGAACAGTCCCCATATCGATGCTTGGGAGACCTTCGTCGCTTCCTGCAGGCTGCGGTCTCTTCGCAGGGAACTGCGTTTCGGTGATCGGCTCATCGTTTGGATTGAAGCGACCTGGGCACAACTGCGAATATTGCCTTTCACTTCAGTTCCGCTCACCGAGATCCGGCGTCCGGAGTTTGTCGACACTGTCGAAGACCTTCCCGCGGACGAACAGACTGAGTATGTTGAAGACCTCGTTTCACGCGTCACCCCTGCTCCTGGTGATGCGCCTGCCGTTTGCCACCTCGACACCGGCGTCTTTCGGACCCACATCTTGTTGGGGAAATCCCTAGCGCCTGACGACCATCATTCCATCTTTAGCGGTTCAGGCACTGACGTTGATCGCCGCGGCCATGGTACATCGATGGCGGGGCTTGCGCTCTATGGAAATCTGGAACCGTTGCTGGCCAGCAGCGGGAGCGTCTTGCTCCGGCACTGTTTGGAGTCAGTGCGCATGACACCCGCGCTGGGTTCGCCACAACTCAATCCGCTCGACTACGGCACCGCAACCGCGGAGGCCGTGTCCCGCCCGGAGACAGTCCGGAGTGATCGGAGGCGCGCGTTCTGCTTGACATTGAGTACTGACCCAGACAAGCCTGGCGAACCGACCCTCTGGTCGGCCGCGGTTGATGCCCTTGCGGTGGGAACTGACATAGCGCGGTCTGGGGGCACTATTCAGCTAATCTCTACGCCAAACCCAGACGCGGCTCGTCTGATCGTGGTTGCTGCAGGAAATGTTCCGCAGTATGACGACGACCACCACACGAACTCAGTGAACTCGCCTATCCAGGACCCTGCGCAAGCATGGAACGCCCTTACCGTCGGCGCCTACACCGACCTGACGCAGGTACCTTCTCACCCGCAGTATGCGGGGTGGTCGACTGTGGCGGCAGCCGGGGACACCTCGCCACACACGACGACCTCGCTCTACTTCAACATGACGCGATGGCCAATCAAGCCAGACATCTGCATGGAAGGCGGCAACGTCCTCAGCGACCGTAGTGGGCTCTTTGAAACCCGGCTGCCGTCATTGTCTTTGCGCTCCACTGGACACCACACCAATGTCGCCCTCACGTCGGCGAATGCTACAAGCGCCGCCAGTGCGCTAGCTGCACGGCTAGCGGTCCTCGTCATGATCCGGTATCCGGCGTACTGGCCCGAGACGGTTCGTGGGCTGTTGACTCACTCCGCAGAATGGACTGAAACCATGGTCCAGCGCCTTTCTGCTGACCAGAGCAAGAGAGCCCGCCAGCACCTACTTCGAGAGTTCGGCTGGGGCGTTCCAACGGAGGAAGCCGTGCTGAATTCGGGGTTGGGCGCGGTAACGCTCGTCACGCAGGATCGCTTCGTGCCATTCGTCGGTGACAAGTATTCCATGCGGCACTTCCGGCTTCATCCGTTGCCCTGGCCCACAGACGTTCTACAGAGTCTCGGTGTAAGCCCAGTGCGACTCCGTATCACGCTGTCATACTTCATTGAGCCCTCAGCCTCACGTCGTGGCTGGCGCAACAAATACGCCTACGCATCTCATGGCCTCCGATTTGACCTGCAAGGAAGACTGGAAAACCAAACTGAGTTTGTTCAGCGTATCAACCGCCAAGCGCAGAACGAAGAGGGCGGCTCACGATTGAGCGAGTCTGACCGATGGTTCTTAGGAGAACGAGGCCGGCATCTGGGCTCCCTCCATCAAGATGAGTGGACCGGTACAGGAGCTGAACTGGCCCACTGCAACAACATCGCCGTCTACCCGGTCGGCGGCTGGTGGAAGAACAACAGCCGAAAAGACCGCCGTGACCTACCGATTCGATATGCGCTGATATTGTCTCTACAGACTAAGGAACAAGGTATCGACCTCTACACCCCAATCGCTACCCAGCTCCGTATCCCCGTGACTACGCAGATCCTGGGTTCGTAA